Genomic DNA from Methanosarcina sp. MTP4:
GCCTCGAAAAGTGAGTCATGAAAACAAGGTTTATCGAACCATACTGGATAAAGACTTAGTCTTCGAAACGTCTGAGAGCCTGCAGGTAAGTACAAAAATAAGTTACACGAAAGGAGACGTCACTGATTACCTGCCCCCTGAGATCCGGGAATTGAAACTGAAAGTTCAGGCTTTTGAAAGCAGGAGAACCATTACCGAGGACTCCTTAGCCTCCTTCTGGGATAACGAATATGACGAAGCCTGGAACGAATGTTGAATCACCCGAGTTCCGCCTCCCGAGTTCCGCTTCGGGATCACAGAAAATCGGAGATTTTCTGGGAGTTGCACTGCAAGTGCAACAGCACGGGGTCCTTTTCGCTCGCTGCGCTCCCTCAAGAGGACTTACTATAACTCTATTTTTATATTTCCCCGGCGGCGGGCTCACCCACTCCCCCGCACAACCTTCAGTCCAGAAGCAGAATAGCTCTACGGAGCCGAAGTTTTTATTCTCCCTCGTCCTCATAAACCCCGGTAAGCAATATCCTCTTCTCAAAACCGCCTCTCTCTTCCCTCTTCTTCTCCTGGATTTGCTCAACCCTTTCAAACCCTGTGACCCGGGAAAGCGCATCAACAACTTCCCTTATGTCCGCCAGCTCCTCAACACACGGCTCTTCCATGAACTCCAGGACTTCCTCATAGAGTTTTCTTATAAGATACTGCGGGTATTCCTCATCCTCATCAAGAATTTCGCACTCCGGAACCCTGTTTGAGCTTCTTATGATTTCCGGGATTTTGTCGCGGACGAGCTTGTCATAGGATGTGTAGCTGGTTTTTTCGGTCATTATGAAACCTTCTATTTCCATTTCTTATCAATTGTTACCCAGTTTTTCAACTGTTTGTTTTTCAACTGTCTGTTAGAATCCGGTTATGTTCCGGT
This window encodes:
- a CDS encoding nucleoside triphosphate pyrophosphohydrolase, whose product is MTEKTSYTSYDKLVRDKIPEIIRSSNRVPECEILDEDEEYPQYLIRKLYEEVLEFMEEPCVEELADIREVVDALSRVTGFERVEQIQEKKREERGGFEKRILLTGVYEDEGE